The Flavobacterium sp. 123 genome contains a region encoding:
- a CDS encoding septal ring lytic transglycosylase RlpA family protein, with protein sequence MKKVVTWFFLVAVFGLVSSQITTANKQKIAVEKDTVKKNKPVVEQKELQIDTTEVVSGTFKKYKKNAHASYYANKFNGKRTTSGKRFDNNKYTAAHKKLPFGTKVKVTNEANGKSVIVEVIDRGPFVRSREIDLTKRAFMEIAQNKGSGQMMVTIEVLEK encoded by the coding sequence ATGAAAAAAGTAGTAACATGGTTTTTTTTGGTAGCTGTTTTTGGCTTAGTAAGTAGTCAAATTACAACTGCTAACAAGCAAAAAATAGCCGTAGAAAAAGATACTGTAAAAAAGAATAAACCTGTTGTTGAGCAAAAAGAATTGCAAATCGATACTACAGAAGTTGTGTCTGGGACTTTTAAAAAGTATAAAAAAAATGCTCATGCATCTTATTATGCAAACAAATTTAATGGAAAAAGAACCACTAGTGGAAAAAGATTTGACAATAATAAATATACTGCAGCCCACAAAAAATTACCTTTCGGAACAAAAGTAAAAGTTACAAATGAAGCTAATGGAAAGTCCGTAATCGTTGAGGTTATTGATAGAGGACCTTTTGTAAGATCAAGAGAAATTGACCTTACTAAGCGTGCTTTTATGGAAATTGCTCAAAACAAAGGCAGTGGGCAAATGATGGTAACTATAGAGGTGCTAGAAAAATAA
- a CDS encoding TonB-dependent receptor, which produces MKTMKNWLLTGLMFLIVSSVFSQGKITGTITDGQMTLPGTNIAVKGSTTGVSSDFDGKFSINTSVVSGELVISFIGFDTKTVKFSVSNGATVNLGTIVLNENSNQLNEIIVTSGVADIAKDRKTPVAVSTIKAAEIQEKLGTQEFPEILRNTPSVYVTKSGGGFGDSRINIRGFDQKNIAVMINGVPVNDMENSAVYWSNWAGLSDVTSAMQVQRGLGSSKLAIASVGGTINVLTKSSDMKEGGAVSSGFGNANYLKVQASYNTGLLKNGLSASVLLSSTTGDGYVDGTNFEGKNYFIALGYKANDKHDLQFTFTGAPQWHNQRSTNITLDTYLKYGSNGEPNTRYNSDWGYLNGEQFNMKRNFYHKPVASLNWDWKINETTKLSTVVYGSWGRGGGSTGTGGIRSLNYLNSAFRTATGLVDFDKIQAYNSGQTVMINGVARTRTTTGVTGQYQNTSSAGTSSTTTTGISRISSFNSHDWYGGIVSLNKKLTQTLTLDFGIDARTYKGIHYQDVNTLLGGDAFLDNTNVNSPNRVLTETYSVSPSLNPFASSAVKEKIGYDYDGGVNWYGAFTQLEYSKDNLTAFVQGAVSQQGFKKTDRFTYLSSNPLSDTSFKNIIGGNVKGGANYNINENHNVFVNAGYYSKQPFFTAVYPNNKSLVNGNLVNEKILGFEAGYGFRSAIFNANLNIYNTQWKDRYQRSNDTDALNPGGYYDYSGITEVHSGVELEATAKATDKLKINAMFSIGDWRYKGNSISNRYDVSNNPVSGGTSTTLYLDKVKVGDAAQLTASLGASYEVFTRVILDANYNYNDKLYASISPANFSSSTNKGSLELPSYGLMDAGFSYKMLVGRDKANSVVFRLNVNNVLDETYIAESKTNIFASDFVSGSSGPTYESAGKTYNGVAKANSVFFGFGRTWNFSLRYNF; this is translated from the coding sequence ATGAAGACAATGAAAAATTGGTTACTCACTGGATTAATGTTTTTGATAGTTTCATCAGTATTTTCTCAAGGAAAAATTACTGGAACTATTACTGATGGGCAAATGACTTTGCCTGGAACAAATATTGCTGTTAAAGGTTCAACAACTGGAGTTTCTTCAGATTTTGACGGTAAATTTTCTATTAATACTTCGGTTGTATCTGGAGAATTAGTTATCTCTTTTATAGGTTTTGATACAAAAACAGTTAAATTCTCAGTTTCAAATGGAGCTACTGTTAATTTAGGAACAATTGTTTTAAATGAAAATTCTAATCAATTAAATGAAATTATAGTAACATCTGGTGTTGCGGATATCGCTAAGGACAGAAAAACACCTGTAGCTGTGTCAACTATTAAAGCAGCAGAAATTCAAGAAAAATTAGGAACTCAAGAATTTCCTGAAATTTTAAGAAATACACCTTCTGTATATGTTACAAAATCTGGTGGAGGTTTTGGAGATTCAAGAATTAACATTCGTGGATTTGATCAAAAAAACATTGCTGTTATGATAAATGGGGTTCCTGTAAATGACATGGAAAACAGTGCTGTTTACTGGAGTAACTGGGCTGGATTATCTGATGTTACTTCAGCGATGCAAGTTCAAAGAGGTCTTGGTTCTTCTAAATTAGCAATTGCTTCTGTAGGAGGAACAATAAATGTGTTGACAAAATCGTCTGACATGAAAGAAGGAGGAGCAGTATCTTCTGGTTTTGGTAATGCTAATTATTTGAAAGTGCAAGCTTCTTATAATACGGGGCTTTTGAAAAACGGTCTTTCAGCATCAGTCTTATTGAGTTCAACTACTGGAGATGGTTATGTTGACGGAACAAATTTTGAAGGTAAAAATTATTTTATAGCTTTAGGTTACAAAGCAAATGATAAACATGATCTTCAATTTACTTTTACAGGTGCGCCACAATGGCACAATCAAAGATCTACTAATATTACTCTTGATACTTATCTTAAATATGGTTCTAATGGTGAGCCAAATACAAGATATAACTCTGATTGGGGTTATTTGAATGGAGAGCAATTTAACATGAAAAGAAACTTTTACCACAAACCAGTTGCTTCTTTAAACTGGGATTGGAAGATCAACGAAACGACTAAACTTTCAACTGTAGTTTACGGTTCTTGGGGTCGTGGAGGTGGTTCTACAGGAACTGGAGGTATTAGAAGTTTAAACTATTTAAACAGTGCTTTTAGAACTGCAACTGGATTAGTTGATTTTGATAAAATACAAGCCTATAATTCAGGGCAAACAGTTATGATTAATGGCGTTGCTAGAACTAGAACTACTACAGGTGTAACAGGACAATATCAAAATACGTCAAGTGCAGGAACTTCTTCTACAACGACTACTGGTATTTCAAGAATTTCTTCTTTCAACTCTCATGACTGGTATGGAGGAATTGTTAGTTTGAATAAAAAATTAACTCAAACTCTAACATTAGATTTTGGTATTGATGCAAGAACTTACAAAGGAATTCACTATCAAGATGTGAATACTTTATTGGGAGGAGATGCATTTCTTGATAACACAAATGTTAACTCGCCGAACAGAGTTCTTACAGAAACATATTCAGTAAGTCCTTCTTTAAATCCTTTTGCAAGTTCAGCGGTTAAAGAAAAAATAGGATATGATTATGACGGTGGAGTAAACTGGTACGGTGCTTTTACGCAATTAGAATATTCTAAAGATAATTTAACGGCCTTTGTTCAAGGAGCTGTTTCGCAACAAGGATTTAAGAAAACCGATCGTTTTACTTATTTAAGTTCAAACCCACTTTCAGACACTAGTTTCAAAAACATTATTGGTGGAAATGTAAAAGGAGGTGCTAACTACAACATCAACGAAAATCACAATGTTTTTGTAAATGCTGGATATTATTCTAAACAACCATTCTTTACTGCTGTTTATCCAAATAATAAATCATTAGTAAATGGAAATTTAGTAAATGAAAAAATCCTTGGATTTGAAGCTGGTTACGGATTTAGATCTGCAATATTTAATGCTAACTTAAATATTTACAACACACAATGGAAAGATAGATACCAAAGATCAAATGATACTGACGCTCTTAATCCAGGTGGATATTATGATTATTCTGGGATTACTGAGGTTCACTCAGGAGTAGAGCTTGAAGCAACAGCTAAAGCAACAGATAAGTTAAAAATAAACGCAATGTTCTCTATTGGAGATTGGAGATATAAAGGGAATAGTATTAGTAATAGATACGATGTTTCAAATAATCCAGTTTCTGGAGGAACATCTACAACTTTATATTTAGATAAAGTAAAAGTAGGAGATGCAGCTCAATTGACAGCTTCTTTGGGAGCTTCTTATGAAGTTTTTACGAGAGTTATTTTGGATGCAAACTACAACTATAATGATAAATTATATGCGTCTATTTCGCCTGCGAATTTTTCTTCTTCAACAAATAAAGGGTCTTTAGAATTGCCATCATACGGTTTAATGGATGCTGGTTTTTCATATAAAATGCTTGTTGGTAGAGATAAAGCAAACTCAGTGGTTTTCAGATTAAATGTAAACAACGTTTTAGATGAAACGTATATTGCTGAATCAAAAACTAATATATTTGCTTCTGATTTTGTTTCTGGAAGTTCAGGACCTACTTACGAATCAGCTGGTAAAACATACAATGGAGTTGCTAAAGCAAACAGTGTTTTCTTTGGTTTCGGAAGAACTTGGAACTTTAGCTTACGTTATAACTTCTAA